The stretch of DNA AAACCAACAGTGATGTCTGGTTCTACTTTTAAAGATATATGGAGTGTTCCTGGAGGTAAAAGTTTTATTGCTAAATATTTAGAAGATGCCAATACCGATTATCTTTGGAAAGAAAATGATAGTAACGGAAGTATACAACTGAACTTTGAAAATGTATTAGAGAAAGCTCAAAATGCAGAATTATGGATAGGGTCCGGAAACTTTGACACGAAAAAAGAAATGTTATATGAACATAAAGGTTATGCCTTTTTTGATGCTTATAAAAACAACAATGTATATACTTATACTGAAAAAAAAGGTGCAAAAGGAGGGTTGTTTTATTACGAATTGGGGACTTTACGGCCTGATTTAATTTTAAAAGATTTTATAAAAATTGCACATCCAGAATTATTAAATGATTATGAACTTTTCTTTTTTAAACGTTTAAAATAGTTGCCAGAGACTAAAACATATAAACTATCATTTACAGTATTAATTTTAGTACTTCTTCTGTGTTTCTGCGCAAATATTAGCTTAGGCTCGGTTTTCATTCCTTTTCAAGATGTTTTTAACGGTTTAATTGGAAACCCAACAGGAAATGCATCCTGGCAACATATTATTCACGAATACAGATTACCAAAAGCTTTAACAGCTATTATCGTTGGGTCAGGTTTGGGAATCTCTGGATTGCTCATGCAAACCCTATTCAGAAATCCGCTGGCGGGCCCTTTCGTTTTAGGAATTACATCTGGTTCCAGTTTAGGCGTGGCTTTAGTTATTATGGGAGCCTCTCTTTTTGGTGGTGCATTTGCTGGAATATTTGTTTCCAAATGGAGTATTGTAATTGCAGCCAGTTTAGGTAGCTTTACGGTACTTTTATTTGTTCTAATCATATCTAATAAAGTTAGAGACACCATGGCCATATTAATTATAGGCTTAATGTTTGGTAGTATTACTACTGCTACGGTTAGCGTTCTCTCCTATTTTAGTTCTGCTGAAGAATTACAACAATATATTTTTTGGGGCTTTGGTAGCATAGGGAATCTTACATGGCACGAATTATTTATTTTCTTTATAATTTATGTCATAGGTATATTAATGAGTTTAGTCTCCATTAAGGCATTAAACACATTATTATTAGGAGAAAATTATGCAAAAAGCTTAGGGTTAAATATAAGAACAAGTCGATTATTTATAATCATTGCTACCAGCTTATTAGCAGGGACCATTACTGCTTTTGCAGGTCCTATCGTATTTATTGGATTAGCTATCCCACATATGACACGACAAATTTTTAACACCTCCAACCATAAGATATTATTACCTGCAGTTTTTTTATTTGGCGCTATTGTCATGCTTATTTGTGATAGTATTGCACAATTACCCTCAAGCGACCTTACCTTACCAATTAATGCTATAACTTCTTTAATTGGAGCACCTGTTATAATTTGGTTACTAGTTAGAAAACGAAAAATGGTATTTTAATGACAAATAACAATCAACATATCGTTTTAAAAACCCAGGATTTAGCCATTGGTTATACTTCTAAAAAAGTAAAAACGATTATAGCTTCTAACATAAATATTGAATTACATAAAGGAGAACTTGTTGGACTTATTGGAGCAAACGGTATTGGAAAGTCTACATTATTACGAACACTTACTAATGTTCAGCATAAACTAGGTGGGAGCATTACAATTAATAATACATCTTTAGAAAACTATTCAAATATTAATTTAGCTAAAGCATTAAGCTTAGTCCTTACAGAATCTCTGGGATCAAAAAACTTAACTGTTTTTGAGTTGGTGGCTCTAGGTCGTCAACCTTATACTAATTGGGTTGGAAATTTAACTAGCGAAGATTTTCAAATTATAAAGCAATGTTTACTTCAAACAAATATTGATAGTCTAAAACATAAAAAATGTTACGAACTAAGCGATGGTCAACTACAAAAAGTTATGATTGCACGTGCTTTGGTTCAAGATACCGATTTAATTATTCTGGATGAACCCACCACACATCTAGATATGTACCACAAAGCTTATATTTTAAAACTACTTCAAAAACTAGCTAAAGAAACCAACAAAACTATTCTATTTTCTTCTCATGAAATAGATTTAGCTATTCAATTATGCGATACTTTAATTGTAATGAATAAAGATGCTGTTATTACAGATCTGCCGTGTAACCTTATAGAAAAAGGGGTTTTTAATGATTTATTCCCAAAAGATTTAATAATTTTTGATAATAAAACAGGGAGCTTTCGAGTGAAGAAATAAAGGCTTTTCAATTTTTATTTAAATATGAACATTTTTACTTCATTGAAAATAAATCATTTAGAAACTCTCCCCAAATTTACCGTCATTTTTAGTATATAATTTCTAAAATCTATTCTAATGAATTCATTAAAGATTTTTTTGTCTTTATATTAATGAATCTGTGATTTCATGGGAATGATAATTTCAACGGAAACCCAAGGCAAATCCTCAAGGAATTCTTTTCGATTAAACTTACCTGTTGTTCATTTTTGTATTCTCCCAACAAAAATGAACAACAGGTTAAGAAAGTATGCCTTAATTCAAGTCGTTTATCGTTAATAATTAATGTTCTACTTATACCAATTATAATTGGTATTACTGAACAATACCAAGTGGTTTGGTTGTTTTCCAACTTCCTTTGGTGAAATCCGGGAACTCTTGCGAACTACCATGTTCAGCAACAGAAGCTTCACTTAGTGGTCCTACAGCACTCCAAAAACAACCTTCATAAACATTTTGATCTAATGGTTGTCCATTTCTTAGACATTCAATTATACGATATGACATCATATAATCCATACCACCATGACCGCCATTTTTCTTAGATATTTCACCTAAGCGTTTATATAGTGGATGTTCATACTTTTCGTAGATAGCATCTAATTGTTCTCCTTGAGCCCAGGAATGATGATTTTTAGTCGCTCCTTCTACTCCCCCTTCAAATGCTATTCTAGTAGGAAATCCAGTTAAAATTCCTTTAGTACCTTGAATTAAATTATGCCTTGAGTAAGGTCTTGGACTTGTTTCATCCCATTGTACCATTACTGTACGTCCCATAGTCGTTTTAATAATAGAAGTATTTATATCTCCGCCTTTAAAATCCATTTGATTCCATTTATGACTTGCATCGAAATTCTTCTTAGCATAGAGGTTACGTCCTTTTCCAGGTGAGGACATCGATACAATACGTTCAAAATTATCTTCACCCCTAGCAAGGTTCATATATTGAGCTACCGGTCCTAAACCATGAGTCGGATAAAGGTTTCCATCTCTTTTTGCGTAATGATAGGTTCTCCATGATCCAGTTCCTCTTTCTACAGAATTCATTTGTCCTCTTAATTCATGAATATAGGATGCTTCGCCATGAAGTAATTCGCCAATAACACCTTGACGACACATGTTTAAATATAACAATTCATCACGTCCATAATTAACGTTTTCCATCATCATACAATGTTTCCCCGTTTTTTCGGAAGTTTCAACAATCTCCCACATTTCTTTAATGGTTAAAGCTATAGGAACTTCAACAAAAGCATGAGCACCTTGCTTCATGGCTTCAATAGCCATTGGTGCATGGTCTTTCCATGGTGTAGCAATAAAAACGGCATCTGGCTTAACCTCCTTCAACATTTTCTTCCATTCATTCTTACCGCCAGTATATAGGGCAATATCTTTATGACGTACACCTGCACCTTTTTCAACACATCTACTAGCTACTTTAGTGGCCAAGTCTTTATATAAATCACAAATAGCAACAACTTCTGTTCCTTCAATAGAAGCTGTTCGAGTTGCATGCCCCGATCCTCTTGCTCCAACACCAATAAAGGCACAACGAACCGTGTCCAATTTTGGAGCAGCATAATCGCCCATATATTTTGGCCTAAAAGCCATAGATGATGTATTAAAAGTACTGGCACTTAAAAAATTAGGCAAAAGAGCCAAGCCAGCTCCTGCAATGGATGATTTTTTTAAAAAATCTCTTCTATTGGAATTCATACTCTATAATTGTTTTAGTATTAAATAAAAGCTAAAGATATATAGAAAGGAAGTCTAAACAGGTGAACGTTTGGGTGAACAAAGTAATTTTTAAAATTAAAATTAAGTTAAAATATCATTTTTACATGATTTATTTTTTTGTAAAACTTTGATATTCTATTCTAAAAGGTTCTGCATAAAGTATTTCATAATTTTTTGAAAACGTAGTATAAGCGCTTTGTGCCAACCCATGTTTTCCTGAAGAAACAAGTTCACTAATCAGTATTTTAAGGGCATTTTCATTAAGACTATCAAACAAAAGAATCGTTTTAGCTATTTTTATATTCAATTCTGCGTACAGATGTTTATTTTGATCATTATAAATTTTTGATAATAGATTTTCAACCTCATTGGATATCTTATTCTTAAAATAATCGACCCATTCTGTTTGTATATTTTGTAAAATATTGCCTCTTTTCAATAGTTCGATAAAAGCTTCCAAATCCTTTAAAGTTAGTTTTCCCAATCTCAATTCGTGTTCAATAGACTTCTTAAGTTTTATATATTGAAAAATATCGATTTCAAAATTTGTAGTATTTATAATACGCCATTTTTTTTCTGTAAAAACAACCTCTAAGCCTTCTATTTTTGATAAGGCCTTTCTCAACTTTCTAATGTTACCATTTCTATTTTCTTTAGCTTTCATTTTTGAAACTCCAGGCCAAAATGTTTCTGTAAGCTTATTAGTACTGACCCCATCTTTTTCTTCTAAAGTAGATAAAATCAAAAAAGACAATAATTGTTTGTGAAGTGGTGAAAAAGAAAGAGGTAATGCTTTTTCCGAAACTAAATCGATACGAAAATTACCGAAAAGATAAAGTGTATTTTGTTTTGGTCGTGACTGTTTTAAGTATTCTGAATCTTGTTGTGGTTTTATATGCGGTTTAACGGATGATTTTTTTCTTTTATAAAGAAATACAAAGATGCTCCCAAAGAAAACAAAGGCACCAATTATCACATAAGCCATAAGATTACTTCTTTTAAATGGTTCATGCTGAAACAAGGTAGTAATTTCTTTTTGTGAAAGTCCTCTATTCCATATTTTCAAGTCATCAATTGATCCATGAAATTGTTCTCCCCAAATATTATTACCAATGACTAAAGATTGTTTAGAAGGTATAATATTATGAGCATCTGCTTCTCCTATCCTTTCCCCATCAAGATAAAATTCCACAGTGGCTTTAGGATTATAAACGACAACTAAATGTTGCCATTCATTTATTTTAAGTGGCTGTTCAATAATATGATCTTTTACAGTAGCCATAGTAAAATCTGGATTCCCATCTCTTAATTTAAGGGAAAACGCCATACCGAAACCCAAAATCCCCATATAATGGGGGATACTATCCGGCTTTACCCAAGCAGCAATACTAATAGGAGTTTCAAAATTGAGCGTGTTCTCTTTTGAATAATCAATAAAAGAATCATCAGAATTGAAGTACAAAACACGTCCTCTCTCAGAATCATTTACAATTGAAACATTTTTAGAAATAAACCTATCCCAAGTGCGTTCCACAGTATTCTCAATCCTATTTTCAAAAGAAAAGTCATAAATAAGTTTATCTTTTATATCAATGTTATAAGCACTAAAAATTCTAGGTGCATCGTTTTGACCAACATGATGAATAACTTCTGCTGGAGTAATTCTATATCCATTCTTATATGGAGAGAGTACTTGTTCTGTTTCGGTTAACGGAAAAGAGAACTTAGCAGGGGTAATACTTTTAGGAGATTTCACCCAAGAAATGGCATTTAAAAGTTTACCGTTATATTCAGCAACCCCTCTAAAACGTCTTTTGCTATTTAATGAATCTGCAATCTTTTTCACCGCTTCAATTTGAATTTCTGAGGCAAGAATAAAGTTAGGTGGCTTTCCTGTACATTTCCATAATTCTAAAGTATTGTTTAAAAGTATAGTGTCCATTCTAGCTGAAGAATTATAAAGAACTAACTTATCTAAAGGATCTGAAGAAAACCTATTTTCATATTTATTCTCGCTCCTAATCCGTTGAATTGATGTTGATGCTATTTGAGATTCCAAAACAGCAAAAACCTGAATCCCTTTGTCTTGCAAAAATTTTATTTTAGGCCATTCGTTTTTTTTATGGAATAAACATTTTTCAAAAAAAATGTTATTTAAAAAATGCTGTAACTTCTGTTCATCCAACTCTCCTTTAAACACTAACGATATTATAGTCTGAGTGTCATTTTTTAAAAACTTTTTTATATTGTTTAATACTTGTCCAAGGTTTCTTTGGGGTTTTGCATTTTTAATAATATATGTTGTTTCTGTTTCTTCTATTTTCAGAAAAAAAGCATTAATACCAGAGCGAAGTTTGTTTTCAATAGATTCTATTTTGTCTTCACAAACAAAGACAAAATCATCAATAGATAAATCGTTTTGAGAATATATTAAACGAGGTAATAAGAAGCATAAAAAATAAAATAAGTACTTTTTTTTTAACACGATCCATTTATCCATTACCATTCTTGATTTTTTTAAAATAATAGTAATGTTTTTATAAAGTTAAAACACAGGAAACCTCTAATGAATTATACACAAGCTTTCCTTCTTATAATCTATTGTATCAAAAATATATAAAATTATCAAAAGCAAAAAGGGATACCTCTAAAGACTCAAATAAACATGCCCCCAAATGTTAAGAAAGATTATTATAAAGATAAAATTCAAAACTTATAATTTACTATTTTTACCGTATTACATATTTAATTTATGAACGACAATCTTATTCTCATTCTTACTATCGTTATTTCTGCTGTTATTGGTGCTTATTTAGGTATTCTTTTTATAAAACTTAAAACTAAAAGTGAAAAAAGCACGCTTGAAGAACGCCAAAAGCAAATGAGCTTAATTATTGATGATTTAAAGCAAAACTTAAATAAAGTTGAAAGTGAGCGCGAAGATATTCGTCGCGAAAAAGATTTTTTAAACACAGAATTAACTCGAAAAAATACCGAATACGAAAATCTTCAACAACAAAATATAAAACGCGATAAAGAACTAGAAGAACGCCAAGAACAATTACGTAAAGATTTTGAACTTTTAGCCACTAAAATTCTTGATGAAAAATCAGAAAAATTCACACTTCAGAATAAAGAAAACATAAAGAATATTTTAAATCCGCTTCAAGAAAAAATTAAAACTTTCGAAGAAAAAGTAGATTTAACTCAAAAGGAAAGTATTAGTATGCATTCTGCTTTAAAAGAGCAATTACTAGGTTTAAAAGATCTTAATCAACAAATGACCAAAGAAGCTACCAACCTTACACGAGCCTTAAAAGGAGATAGTAAAATGCAAGGGAATTGGGGAGAATTGGTTTTAGAACGTGTTCTTGAAAAATCTGGATTAGAAAAAGACAGAGAATATTTTGTACAACAGAGTTTCACCTTAGATGATGGATCCAGAGTGCTACCCGATGTTGTTTTGCATCTTCCTGATAGCAAAAAGATGATTATCGATTCTAAAGTATCATTAACAGATTACGAACGTTTGGTAAATGCCGATGATGACGATAAAATACCATTTTTAAAAGCACATGTTAATTCTATTAGAAAACATGTCGATCAACTTTCGGAAAAAAATTATCAAGATTTATATGATATAGAATCGCCAGATTTTGTGCTCATGTTTATCCCTATAGAGCCTGCTTTTGCTGTAGTTGTAAACGAAGACAATGCTATATACAACAAAGCTTTTGAGAAAAATATTGTCATTGTAACACCATCCACTTTACTAGCCACGCTTCGTACTATCGATACCATGTGGAATAATGAAAAACAACAGCGAAATGCTATAGAAATTGCTAGACAAGCCGGTGCCTTATACGATAAGTTTGAAGGCCTGGTGAAAGATTTAACTGGTGTCGGCAAAAAAATTGATGCGGCAAAAACGGATTATTCTGCAGCTATGAACAAGTTGGTTGATGGCAAAGGTAATCTGGTTACAAGCGTTGAAAAACTAAAAAAAATGGGTGCTAAAGCTAAAAAAGCACTACCAGAAGCCATTATAAAACGTGCAGAAGAAGACCATTAACAATGTTTTTTATCACACAATAACGTGATATATCAAATTATCACATAAAAATGCGATATTATTGTTTATCACACAAAAATGTGATACATTTGTTTATCACACAAAAACGTGATGTATGATATCAAACACAATAACAAGTGTCATAACGGGAGACATTATCAAGTCCAGAGCTCAGGTAAATCCAGAAGTATGGATAACGGTGCTAAAGAGAGCTTTATCTTATTTAAGTAATGATAAGGCCTACTGGGAAATATATCGCGGTGACAGTTTTCAAATAGAAATTAAAGATATTTACTCTAGCTTTATAGCTGCATTATATATAAAAGCCTGTATAAAATCCATTCATGGTTTAGATGTGCGTTTAGCTATAGGCATTGGCAATAAAACCTACGAAGGCGAAAACGTAACAGAATCTAATGGAGAAGCCTTTGTGTTTTCGGGAGAAACACTGGAAACCTTGAAAAAAGAGAAACAAAATTTACGCATAAAAACCAATAGTCATGAAATTGACGAAACATTAAATTTATATTTTAAGTTAGCCCTTATATCCATGGATAGCTGGACAGTGAATCTAGCAGAAATTGTTAAGTTAAGTATAGAAAAGCCTGATGCATTACAAAGCGAACTAGGAAAACTTATAGGTATAAATCAAAATGCAATAAGTACCAGGCAAAAAAGGGCTCATTTAGATGAAATCAAGGAGTTAGACCTTATGTACAGACAAAAAATAAATGCTTTAACATGATACTACTAAAACTTTTATTAGCGCACTTAATTGGTGATTTTTTTCTGCAACCTCAAAAGTGGGTAAAAGAAAAAGAAAAGAAAAAATTAAAATCGCCAAAACTATATTTACACATACTAATTCATGTTTTGCTATTAATAGTATTACTATGGGATATATCGCTATGGCCATTTGTGCTAACAATAGGCGTTTCACATCTTTTAATTGATGGTTTTAAGCTTATTATTCAAAAGAAAAAAACAAAACGATTACTGTTTTTTATAGATCAGTTACTTCATATTTTAGTGATTATTGGGTGTTATTTTTTCTATTTAGACAATACATTTCATTTAGAGTCTTTTATAACCGAAGACAATCTTTTACTACTAACTTGTTTATTGTTTTTAACAATTCCCGTCTCTATAATTATGAAAACCATTTTTTTAAAATGGAATATTTCAGAACTTACTAAAAATAACGAGTCACTTAAGGATGCAGGCAAAATTATTGGTATTTTAGAACGTATTTTAGTGTTTATATTTATAATTGTAAATCACTGGGAAGCTGTTGGGTTTTTAATTACCGCTAAATCAGTTTTTAGATTTGGAGATTTAAAAGAATCCAAGGACAGACAGCTTACAGAGTATATTTTAATAGGTACTTTAATCAGTTTTGGAATAGCAATAATTATAGGTATTATATATACCGTGTTAACTTAGAGTACATGTTTAAAACTATAAAAGAATCTCAAATTATCATCTCGGAATTAATGTTACCATCGCACTCAAACTTTAGTGGAAAAATTCACGGTGGGTATATTTTAAACTTAATGGATCAAATAGCTTTTGCCTGTGCGTCAAAGCATTCCAGAAACTATTGTGTTACGGCATCTGTAAATAAAGTAGATTTTTTAAACTCTATAGATGTTGGCGAGTTGGTAACATTAAAAGCATCTGTTAATTATACAGGTAGAACTTCTATGGTTATTGGTGTTCGTGTTGAATCGGAAAATATTCAAACTGGCCATACAAAACATTGCAATTCTTCTTATTTCACCATGGTAGCTAAAGATGAAAACGGAAAAAATGCTTCAGTACCTGGTATTATACTAGATTCAGAACAAAGTATCCGTCGTTTTTCAAGAAGTATTGCAAGACAAGAACAAGCAAAGGAAAGATCTAATAGTTTTAAAGCTTCCGAATTTAAAATAGATGATTACATAGAACTTTTAAAAGACCATAACACAAAAGTAGCACTTTAAAAGGCGTAAAAAATAGTATTCATGTTATTTAATACGCCCCTATTTTTTTAACTAATCTGTCGATAGCTTATATAAAGTATAAGCACCAATTGCCATAACCAAATCTCTAACAGCCACATCTAGATAGTGTCCACTAAAAATTAACACTAATGCTATAAGGGTTAACCAGGCAGCAACTATTATGGCTCCAATTTTAGTTTTAACTAACACTAAAACTCCAGCAATAATTTCAATAATACCAATAATCATCATAAAAGTCGAAGCTTCAAATGGTAGAGTGTCTTGTAAACCTGCTCCCAGATACTGAGACCAATCGGTTAAAATATTGGTAAACTTGTCTAATCCTGCTACGATAGGTACTAAACCATACGTATACTTAAGCAAATCTTTTACATCCATAATTCTTATTTTTAGTTAATTACACGCTTTAGATGTTGAAACAAAAAAAAAGTTACAAAATGTTGTAACTTTTTACCAATATATTTATCTAAAGGAAAAATAAATATGGAAGCAATAAAAATTGGTGATTATAAAAACCCTAAGGTTCATGATTTTGATGTTATTAAAAAAGTGCTGAGCGGAGAGAAAGGCTTATATGAGATTTTAATGCGTAGAAATAATCAAAAATTATATAGAGTTATAAAAAGCTATGTAAATGATGAAGCGCTAATTAAAGATGTCATGCAAAACACATATATAAAAGCCTATGAGAAGCTTCACCAATTTAGAGAAAAATCTCAGTTCTCTACATGGTTAATTAGAATAGGCATTAATGAAGCACTTTACGAATTAAAATCAAATCAAATTAAAAAAACTACTAAACCTTTTATTGAAGCCCCAAAAGATATGAACCCTGAAAAAGCTATTATACAAAGAGAAGCAACATGGGTCTTAGAAAAAGTTATTAGCGAGCTTCCCGAAAAGTATAGAATCATTTATATGCTGAGTGAAGTTGAAAACATGAAAATTAAAGACATTAGTGATTGTTTAAATGTTTCAGTAAGCAATGTTAAAGTAAGGATTCATCGTGCCAAACATATGCTCAAAGATAAGTTATATGAATTATCTCAAAAACCCAATGTTTTTGAATTTGGTTTTGAAAAATGCGACCGCTTAGTCAATAATGTAATGAAAATTCTTTAACTTCGACTATATCAATTTACTTTAAAAATGGCTATAAACAAAAAATCCCGTATTGGTATTAGTGTTATAATATTGATATTCATTACGCTTGTTGTTGTTTTTGGATATAATTATATATATCAAGATCATCGTAATATTGAAACAGAACAGGCAACTTTCTCTTTATCAGCTAATGAAATTAGTGCCGAATTTTCAAAAAACCTTGAAGCATCAGAGAAAAAATATTTGAATAAAACAGTTGAAATTTACGGACTCATTACAGAATTAAATACTATGGATCTAACCTTAAATGACAATGTATATTGTGCTTTTAGTACACCATTTAACACATCATATAATATTGATTCAGAAATAAAAATAAAAGGACGATGCATCGGTTATGACGATTTACTAGAGCAAGTTAAACTAGACCAATGTTCTATTGTAAATTAAATTTAAAAACATACTTGGCTCTTATATAATTAAAAAACAATAATTTATCTCGTTTAATCTTTACTTATATGAAATACTTACTAATCTTTATTTTTTGTTTTCCTTTGCTAACCTATTCCCAGAATGACTTACTTGATGAGATTGATTCAGATCCTACAGGAAAAGAGTATGTCACTGCTGCTTTTAAAGGTTTAAAAATAGTAAACTTTGAATCTACTAAACTCGTTGCCAAAAAAGAGCTTAAACTTGTTGTATCCCATCGATTCGGTAGCATTGAAAATGGTATTGATTCTTTTTTTGGATTAGATGATGCTGTTACGCGTCTAAATTTTGTTTATGGAATTTCGGACGGGTTTAATATTGGAATCTCAAGAAGTTCATTTCAAAAAATTTATCAAGTATCTGTAAAATATAGACTTTTAAGACAAGAAAAAAATGGATTTCCATTTACTATTGTAGGTTTTAATGACTTTTTAATTAATACCGGTTTGGATAAAGATAATTTACCCCTCATTGAATTTAAACACCGACTTAGTTACACAGCTCAATTACTAATATCAAGAAAAATAAACACCAATTTATCAATAGAATTAGCACCTACATTCTTTCATGATAATTATGTTCAAATCGATGGGCAAGATAATTCTCAGTTTGCACTTGGCTTAGGAGGTCGACATAAACTATCTAAACGCTGGTCTGTTAATATAGATTATGGCTGGCATTTAAATAGGGCCAGTAATTCTCCTTTTAAAAACCCATTATCAATTGGTTTTGATCTAGAAACCGGAGGGCATGTATTTCAGTTGCATTTTACCAATACACAAGGTATGAATACCAATACTTTTTTAGGTCAAGGATCTGGAGATTGGGCTGATGGAAATATTTATTTTGGATTTAACTTAAGCAGAGTTTTTTAATACCCTAATGTTATGAAAAACATACTTTTATTACTCACCTTTATTCTTATCGTTTTTTCTAGTTGCACTAATGTTAGCGAAGATGATTTAATAATTAAAACACCTCAACCGGTATTAACGACCTATAATGATGGTGTTAAAACAATTATTGATAATAATTGTATTGCTTGTCATGCAAATCCTCCAATAAATGGCGCTCCAATATCTTTAACTACTTTTAGTGATGTAAAAAACGCTGTGATGAATAGTAATTTAATTGATCGAATTTCCCGTCAAGCCGGAGAAAGTGGAGCTATGCCCTTTGGAGGTCCACGATTACCTCAAAATTTGATTGATCTAATAAAAAAGTGGGAAGACGATGGGTTGTTGGAAGAATAGACCCTTTTTTTCGACTAATTTTTTACCTTATTAATTTTAAAATAACTTATGATATGAAAAAGATTTTTCTTTTAATGACGTTTTTTATTGGCTTAGGGCTATCTGCACAAAGCAAATATTTAACAAAAAAAGGTTCCGTTGCATTTGAAGCCTCAGTA from Flavivirga spongiicola encodes:
- a CDS encoding ABC transporter ATP-binding protein; the encoded protein is MTNNNQHIVLKTQDLAIGYTSKKVKTIIASNINIELHKGELVGLIGANGIGKSTLLRTLTNVQHKLGGSITINNTSLENYSNINLAKALSLVLTESLGSKNLTVFELVALGRQPYTNWVGNLTSEDFQIIKQCLLQTNIDSLKHKKCYELSDGQLQKVMIARALVQDTDLIILDEPTTHLDMYHKAYILKLLQKLAKETNKTILFSSHEIDLAIQLCDTLIVMNKDAVITDLPCNLIEKGVFNDLFPKDLIIFDNKTGSFRVKK
- a CDS encoding LamG domain-containing protein encodes the protein MDKWIVLKKKYLFYFLCFLLPRLIYSQNDLSIDDFVFVCEDKIESIENKLRSGINAFFLKIEETETTYIIKNAKPQRNLGQVLNNIKKFLKNDTQTIISLVFKGELDEQKLQHFLNNIFFEKCLFHKKNEWPKIKFLQDKGIQVFAVLESQIASTSIQRIRSENKYENRFSSDPLDKLVLYNSSARMDTILLNNTLELWKCTGKPPNFILASEIQIEAVKKIADSLNSKRRFRGVAEYNGKLLNAISWVKSPKSITPAKFSFPLTETEQVLSPYKNGYRITPAEVIHHVGQNDAPRIFSAYNIDIKDKLIYDFSFENRIENTVERTWDRFISKNVSIVNDSERGRVLYFNSDDSFIDYSKENTLNFETPISIAAWVKPDSIPHYMGILGFGMAFSLKLRDGNPDFTMATVKDHIIEQPLKINEWQHLVVVYNPKATVEFYLDGERIGEADAHNIIPSKQSLVIGNNIWGEQFHGSIDDLKIWNRGLSQKEITTLFQHEPFKRSNLMAYVIIGAFVFFGSIFVFLYKRKKSSVKPHIKPQQDSEYLKQSRPKQNTLYLFGNFRIDLVSEKALPLSFSPLHKQLLSFLILSTLEEKDGVSTNKLTETFWPGVSKMKAKENRNGNIRKLRKALSKIEGLEVVFTEKKWRIINTTNFEIDIFQYIKLKKSIEHELRLGKLTLKDLEAFIELLKRGNILQNIQTEWVDYFKNKISNEVENLLSKIYNDQNKHLYAELNIKIAKTILLFDSLNENALKILISELVSSGKHGLAQSAYTTFSKNYEILYAEPFRIEYQSFTKK
- a CDS encoding FecCD family ABC transporter permease; this translates as MPETKTYKLSFTVLILVLLLCFCANISLGSVFIPFQDVFNGLIGNPTGNASWQHIIHEYRLPKALTAIIVGSGLGISGLLMQTLFRNPLAGPFVLGITSGSSLGVALVIMGASLFGGAFAGIFVSKWSIVIAASLGSFTVLLFVLIISNKVRDTMAILIIGLMFGSITTATVSVLSYFSSAEELQQYIFWGFGSIGNLTWHELFIFFIIYVIGILMSLVSIKALNTLLLGENYAKSLGLNIRTSRLFIIIATSLLAGTITAFAGPIVFIGLAIPHMTRQIFNTSNHKILLPAVFLFGAIVMLICDSIAQLPSSDLTLPINAITSLIGAPVIIWLLVRKRKMVF
- a CDS encoding Gfo/Idh/MocA family protein, with the protein product MNSNRRDFLKKSSIAGAGLALLPNFLSASTFNTSSMAFRPKYMGDYAAPKLDTVRCAFIGVGARGSGHATRTASIEGTEVVAICDLYKDLATKVASRCVEKGAGVRHKDIALYTGGKNEWKKMLKEVKPDAVFIATPWKDHAPMAIEAMKQGAHAFVEVPIALTIKEMWEIVETSEKTGKHCMMMENVNYGRDELLYLNMCRQGVIGELLHGEASYIHELRGQMNSVERGTGSWRTYHYAKRDGNLYPTHGLGPVAQYMNLARGEDNFERIVSMSSPGKGRNLYAKKNFDASHKWNQMDFKGGDINTSIIKTTMGRTVMVQWDETSPRPYSRHNLIQGTKGILTGFPTRIAFEGGVEGATKNHHSWAQGEQLDAIYEKYEHPLYKRLGEISKKNGGHGGMDYMMSYRIIECLRNGQPLDQNVYEGCFWSAVGPLSEASVAEHGSSQEFPDFTKGSWKTTKPLGIVQ
- a CDS encoding HMG-box domain-containing protein translates to MISNTITSVITGDIIKSRAQVNPEVWITVLKRALSYLSNDKAYWEIYRGDSFQIEIKDIYSSFIAALYIKACIKSIHGLDVRLAIGIGNKTYEGENVTESNGEAFVFSGETLETLKKEKQNLRIKTNSHEIDETLNLYFKLALISMDSWTVNLAEIVKLSIEKPDALQSELGKLIGINQNAISTRQKRAHLDEIKELDLMYRQKINALT
- the rmuC gene encoding DNA recombination protein RmuC — translated: MNDNLILILTIVISAVIGAYLGILFIKLKTKSEKSTLEERQKQMSLIIDDLKQNLNKVESEREDIRREKDFLNTELTRKNTEYENLQQQNIKRDKELEERQEQLRKDFELLATKILDEKSEKFTLQNKENIKNILNPLQEKIKTFEEKVDLTQKESISMHSALKEQLLGLKDLNQQMTKEATNLTRALKGDSKMQGNWGELVLERVLEKSGLEKDREYFVQQSFTLDDGSRVLPDVVLHLPDSKKMIIDSKVSLTDYERLVNADDDDKIPFLKAHVNSIRKHVDQLSEKNYQDLYDIESPDFVLMFIPIEPAFAVVVNEDNAIYNKAFEKNIVIVTPSTLLATLRTIDTMWNNEKQQRNAIEIARQAGALYDKFEGLVKDLTGVGKKIDAAKTDYSAAMNKLVDGKGNLVTSVEKLKKMGAKAKKALPEAIIKRAEEDH